The proteins below come from a single Mucilaginibacter mali genomic window:
- a CDS encoding DUF4142 domain-containing protein: MRKLFVFVLLAFGMVAEAQIPQPDPDTTAKHFLIVASIKNLQEVSSGQLAVQKAMNPDVKMFGQMMVKDHGDAEQKLLALAKSRGIALPAAATGGIKPDLMLAHAGAKFDQLYVHGMVSGHRNTVEIFENYATTGKDPAVKAFAQQMLPVLKHHLMEIQAIDQKLK, translated from the coding sequence ATGAGAAAGTTATTCGTATTTGTTTTATTGGCTTTTGGTATGGTTGCCGAAGCCCAGATCCCGCAGCCGGACCCGGATACTACGGCCAAACATTTTCTGATCGTGGCCAGTATCAAGAATTTGCAGGAAGTCAGTTCAGGTCAGTTGGCGGTACAGAAAGCGATGAATCCTGATGTCAAAATGTTCGGCCAGATGATGGTCAAAGATCACGGCGATGCGGAGCAAAAATTATTGGCTTTAGCCAAAAGCCGCGGCATTGCTTTGCCGGCAGCAGCGACCGGGGGCATCAAGCCCGACCTGATGCTGGCACATGCCGGCGCAAAATTTGATCAGCTGTATGTGCATGGTATGGTCAGCGGGCATCGGAATACGGTGGAGATTTTTGAGAATTATGCGACCACGGGCAAGGACCCGGCCGTCAAAGCGTTTGCACAGCAAATGCTGCCGGTGCTGAAGCATCACCTTATGGAGATCCAGGCTATCGATCAAAAGCTGAAATAA